From the genome of bacterium:
TGGTCGTGATCAGCAGCGGCCAGAGGTACTGGTTCCAACCGTAGATGAACAGGATCACGAAGAGCGCGGCGATGGTATTGGTGGACAACGGCATCAGGATGCTCCAGAAGAACCGCATAGGGCCCGCGCCATCCATCTTCGCCGCGTCCACCAGCTCGTCGGGAACGGTCAGGAAGAACTGCCGGAAAATGAGCGTAGCGGTTGCGGACGCGATAAGGGGTACGATCAACCCCTGGTACGTGTTGAGCATACCGAGGTTGGAGATCACGGCGTAAGTGGGGATGATGCGCACCTCGATCGGCAGCATCAGCGTGATGAAGATCATCCAGAAGAAGAACATGCGAAGCGGAAAGGCGAAGAACGCGACGGCGAACGCCGAGATGATAGAGATTGTGATTTTGCCGGTCGCAATCACAAGCCCCATGATCAGGCTGTTCAGCAGCATGCGCCGAACGGGCGCCGCGCCCGTGACCCGTGTCCCCTCGCCGGAAGACCATGCCTGGCTGTAGTTCTCGATGGCGTGCGGGCCGGGCCGGAGCGGCATCTCGCCGCGCGCGATGGTCCCCACGTCGTACGTCGAGCCCATTAGCGCGACGAAGACCGGAAACACGAAGATCGCAACCCCCAGGATCAGGATCAGATGTGCCTGCCAGCCCCCACCAAGGCGCGACGCCCGAGCCATCAGTAGTGCACCCTCCGTTCAATGTATCGGAACTGCATGGCGGTCAGGGTAATTACCACCAGCAGAAGGATCACCGACTGCGCCGAGGAGCCGCCGAGATCAAGGTAGACAACTCCATCCACGTACACCTTGTAGATCAAGGTCTCGGTGGCTTTAGCGGGCCCGCCGCGCGTTAGCGAGTGGATCACGCCGAATGTGTCAAAGAAGGCGAATATCACGTTGACGACGATCAGGAAGAACGTCGTCGGGGAGAGCAGCGGGAAGATCACCTTCCAGAACCGCTGCCGGGGCGTAGCCCCGTCCACCGAGGCGGCCTCGAGCACAGACCGTGGAATTGACTGCAGTCCCGCAAGGAAGAAGATGAAGTTGTAGCTGACCTGCTTCCATGCGGCCGCCAGGATGACCAGCAACAGCGCCTGGGTGCCGTTGAGCGTGTAGTCCCAGTGAATGCCAACCTGGTTGAGCGTCCGCCCCAGGATGCCGATCGTCGGGTGGAAGATGAACAGCCACAGCGACGCGGACACGGCGGGGGCCACCGCGTAAGGCCAGATCAGGAGGGTTTTGTAGACGCCGGCGCCGCGGATGGGTTTGTCGGCGGTCACTGCCAGAAGCAACCCCGAGCCCATCGCCAGCAAGATCACCGCTCCCGAGAACAAGATAGTGTTCCCCACGGCCTGCAGGTAGGCATCGTCGCTGAGAACGTGCGCGAAGTTCTCGAACCAAACAAACGCCGTGCGCGTGCCAAACGGGTTCTGCCGCAGCAGCGACTGGGCGACGGCCTGGCCAGCCGGCCAGAAGAAGAACACGATGGTAATCGCCAGCTGCGGCGCCAGGAGGACGTAGGGGAGGAACTTGTTGTTGAAGATCGAGCGCTTGGTCATCTTATGCTCACAAGCTCAGACCCGGCCTCGCCGCGTGACACGGGGAGTCCGGGTCTGAGCCCGAAGTTTGGTTGTGCCCCTATTCTACGGGGCGTTCGCCCGCTCGAAACGCCGTAGGACCTCGTTGCTGCGCCGGGTCGCGGCGTCCATCGCCTGCTTCGCCGTCTGCGTCCCCTGAAACGCCTTCTCCCACTCCTCGTAAAAGATAACCCGGATCTCAGGCATGTTCCCCAACCGCAGCCCCATGGTGTTCCGGGTAGGCCGCGACCGGGTCAGCTGCTTGAACGGGATGTCAGCACCGGGGTTCGCCTGCCAGTATCCCAGTGCCTGGACGAGCGTCATGCCCGTAAAGGTGATCGGCACGAACCCGGTCTCCATGTGCCACT
Proteins encoded in this window:
- the ugpA gene encoding sn-glycerol-3-phosphate ABC transporter permease UgpA; this translates as MTKRSIFNNKFLPYVLLAPQLAITIVFFFWPAGQAVAQSLLRQNPFGTRTAFVWFENFAHVLSDDAYLQAVGNTILFSGAVILLAMGSGLLLAVTADKPIRGAGVYKTLLIWPYAVAPAVSASLWLFIFHPTIGILGRTLNQVGIHWDYTLNGTQALLLVILAAAWKQVSYNFIFFLAGLQSIPRSVLEAASVDGATPRQRFWKVIFPLLSPTTFFLIVVNVIFAFFDTFGVIHSLTRGGPAKATETLIYKVYVDGVVYLDLGGSSAQSVILLLVVITLTAMQFRYIERRVHY
- the ugpE gene encoding sn-glycerol-3-phosphate ABC transporter permease UgpE produces the protein MARASRLGGGWQAHLILILGVAIFVFPVFVALMGSTYDVGTIARGEMPLRPGPHAIENYSQAWSSGEGTRVTGAAPVRRMLLNSLIMGLVIATGKITISIISAFAVAFFAFPLRMFFFWMIFITLMLPIEVRIIPTYAVISNLGMLNTYQGLIVPLIASATATLIFRQFFLTVPDELVDAAKMDGAGPMRFFWSILMPLSTNTIAALFVILFIYGWNQYLWPLLITTSKEMNTIVIGITKMIGVGDAQNDWNLIMATAVMAMLPPVVVVVIMQRWFVKGLVESEK